The DNA segment TGATCTGTTCTAGAGGATTGTAAGGTAGCATTGTGGCCACCATCTCTCTAAGAAGCTTCACCTCGATCATAAGTCCATCTGGAGGAAGATGCTGTTGTGTGGTGAGTGAGTGTGTGAGCCATTGGCTAACTTGTCCGGGAAAGGGGATTATGTAGGGCCGAAGGGTTAGCCGATGACCATCACCCGCGTGGGTGCGTCACATCTTCTAGCTCTCTGACGTATGATTGGGGAAGGTTGCAGTGGTGGGGGATTCGGTTGGGGCTGCCGCTGCCCTCGGCGTGGGAGGTGGCGGCGCAGCTGGGCGTGTACTTCGTGGTGGAGGACTACTTCAACTACTGGCTCCACCGGGCGCTGCACTGCCGGTGGGGCTACGAGCACGTCCACAGGGTGCACCACGAGTTCACGGCGCCCATCGGGTTCGCGGCGCCGTACGCCCACTGGGCCGAGGTCCTCATCCTGGGGCTGCCCGCCTTCCTCGGCCCCGCCATCGCCCCCGGCCACATCCTCACCTTTTGGCTCTGGTTCGTGCTCCGCCACATCGAAGCCATCGAGATACACTGCGggtacccctctctctctctctctctctctctctctctctctctctccggccTTGACATTCGTCTCCGTTTCACTCGGCATTTTCCCCTGACATGGTGGGATGTGGCAGCTACGACTTCCCTCGAACCCCTACCAAGTACATCCCGTTCTACGGAGGAGCAGAGTTCCATGATTACCATCACTACGTAGGAGGGCAGAGTCACAACAACTTTGCATCGGTCTTCACCTACTGTGACTACATATATGGGACTGATAAGGTTATTTAGCACCATCTGTTCATCGTCTAAACCTGCACATTTCACATGCAAACAAGTGGTGAATTAATTTGCCTCCGCCTTGACAATTGCAGGGATACAGATATCACAAAGCAGTGTCTGTGAAGGTAAATAATCATGTGTGTTTCCTAGCCAAAATCTGTACATGTTGCAGCTGAAACTTTAAATTTCCAA comes from the Musa acuminata AAA Group cultivar baxijiao chromosome BXJ2-8, Cavendish_Baxijiao_AAA, whole genome shotgun sequence genome and includes:
- the LOC135619207 gene encoding very-long-chain aldehyde decarbonylase GL1-10-like encodes the protein MLPFASISEAEAALGRNLTSAETVWFQYSAGMHDFWLYAHNIVFILLVYTLAPLPVALVELMRPKAIHRYKLQPKIHVPVADVLRCYRNVVKTFVFAVGPLQLFSFPTIKWWGIRLGLPLPSAWEVAAQLGVYFVVEDYFNYWLHRALHCRWGYEHVHRVHHEFTAPIGFAAPYAHWAEVLILGLPAFLGPAIAPGHILTFWLWFVLRHIEAIEIHCGYDFPRTPTKYIPFYGGAEFHDYHHYVGGQSHNNFASVFTYCDYIYGTDKGYRYHKAVSVKLLREQSDADKQHGEMTDMSGKRD